In a single window of the Streptomyces sp. HUAS ZL42 genome:
- a CDS encoding SDR family NAD(P)-dependent oxidoreductase, with the protein MSRLENKTALVTGASRGIGRGIALRLAKDGAVVAVNYSNNEAAAKETVALIEEAGGRAFTVQASLGEPGAVEKLLDGVKAGLAELTGATTLDILVNNAAATGFAGAGPSSVTEEILDNCYNINAKAPFLLIQKALELIPDGGHIVNVSSGVTHSAFPIQIAYAMSKAALEQITLHMAPVLAPRNITINTVAPGITDNGDPVFEDPEAVKQMSALSVFNRVGEVSEVADVVAFVASDEARWMTGSFVDATGGTLLG; encoded by the coding sequence ATGAGCAGGCTGGAGAACAAGACGGCGCTGGTCACCGGCGCCAGCCGGGGCATCGGACGGGGCATCGCGCTCCGGCTCGCCAAGGACGGTGCCGTCGTCGCGGTGAACTACTCCAACAACGAGGCCGCGGCGAAGGAGACCGTGGCCCTCATCGAGGAGGCCGGCGGCCGTGCCTTCACCGTGCAGGCGAGCCTGGGCGAGCCGGGCGCGGTGGAGAAGCTGCTGGACGGGGTGAAGGCCGGGCTGGCCGAGCTGACCGGTGCCACGACGCTGGACATCCTGGTGAACAACGCCGCCGCCACCGGATTCGCGGGTGCGGGGCCGAGCTCGGTCACCGAGGAGATCCTCGACAACTGCTACAACATCAACGCCAAGGCACCGTTCCTGCTCATCCAGAAGGCGCTGGAGCTGATCCCCGACGGCGGACACATCGTCAACGTCTCCTCCGGTGTCACGCACTCCGCGTTCCCGATCCAGATCGCGTACGCGATGAGCAAGGCCGCCCTGGAGCAGATCACGCTGCACATGGCCCCGGTGCTGGCCCCCCGGAACATCACCATCAACACGGTGGCCCCCGGCATCACGGACAACGGCGACCCGGTGTTCGAGGACCCGGAGGCGGTCAAGCAGATGTCCGCCCTGTCGGTGTTCAACCGGGTCGGTGAGGTCTCCGAGGTCGCCGACGTCGTCGCGTTCGTGGCCTCCGACGAGGCCCGGTGGATGACCGGTTCGTTCGTCGACGCCACCGGCGGCACCCTACTCGGCTGA
- a CDS encoding LLM class flavin-dependent oxidoreductase, giving the protein MSPHEVVFGFGAHSTVGEAQDLLGMAQLADREGLDLFSLSDHPYIGVRLDAYATVGFVVGRTRRLAGFANVSNVPLRPPAMLARTVTTLSALSGGRVVLGFGAGGLWERIADMGAQPLTPGEAVEAFEEAIVLVKKLSGGGPPVTFQGRHHRVNRIDPAPVPAPPVWTGSVGRKSLAATGRVADGWIPGHAADWLSPRYRESRPVIDEAAASVGRDPSEVRTVFNFPGLITDRPLAATRDQDGRWIGGSVEQWVEELTGAVLEHGASGFMLFSPRGGTPDITSLGRWAGQIVPAIREAVAKHRAFR; this is encoded by the coding sequence TTGTCTCCACACGAGGTCGTCTTCGGCTTCGGTGCGCACAGCACCGTCGGCGAGGCACAGGACCTGCTCGGCATGGCCCAACTGGCCGACCGCGAGGGGCTCGACCTCTTCTCCCTCTCGGACCACCCGTACATCGGGGTGCGCCTGGACGCGTACGCCACCGTCGGATTCGTCGTCGGACGCACCCGGCGCCTCGCCGGATTCGCGAACGTCAGCAACGTGCCGCTCAGGCCCCCCGCCATGCTGGCCCGTACGGTGACGACGCTGTCGGCGCTCTCCGGCGGCCGCGTCGTGCTCGGCTTCGGCGCCGGCGGACTGTGGGAACGCATCGCCGACATGGGCGCGCAGCCGCTCACGCCCGGCGAGGCCGTGGAGGCCTTCGAAGAGGCGATCGTCCTCGTCAAGAAGCTGTCCGGCGGCGGGCCGCCGGTCACCTTCCAGGGCCGTCACCACCGGGTGAACCGGATCGACCCCGCCCCGGTGCCCGCGCCCCCGGTGTGGACCGGGTCGGTCGGCCGGAAGTCCCTGGCCGCCACCGGCCGGGTGGCCGACGGCTGGATCCCCGGTCACGCGGCGGACTGGCTCAGCCCGCGCTACCGGGAGTCGCGGCCGGTCATCGACGAGGCGGCGGCGAGCGTGGGCCGTGACCCGAGCGAGGTCCGCACCGTCTTCAACTTCCCCGGTCTGATCACCGACCGGCCGCTGGCCGCCACCCGCGACCAGGACGGCCGCTGGATCGGCGGCAGCGTCGAGCAGTGGGTGGAGGAGCTGACCGGAGCGGTCCTCGAACACGGGGCGTCGGGCTTCATGCTCTTCTCGCCCCGCGGCGGCACCCCGGACATCACCTCCCTCGGCCGCTGGGCCGGCCAGATCGTCCCGGCGATCCGCGAGGCCGTCGCCAAGCACCGGGCGTTCCGCTGA